The Musa acuminata AAA Group cultivar baxijiao chromosome BXJ3-6, Cavendish_Baxijiao_AAA, whole genome shotgun sequence region agcgtCTTATAAAATAGAAACCAACGTACTATGATCTGACCACATCACATAAAAGATGGACAAAATGGAAAAAAAGCTAATGATAGTTAGGACAATcgtcaagaagaagaaagagagagagagagagagagagagagagagagaggatgcagTTTAGTTCTTTGGTCTTATTTCTACTTATATGGAGGGGACTGTTTGCAGGAAGAAAACATCAACACTCGCGACTAGCACTGAGACTTCCATCACCGTTCCCATTTTGCTTCTCTTGCTATGTTGAACATTGTATCCACTACATGTGTCCAACCTATTCCTCTAAGATCTTATTTAGTAACTATGACATCTATATATTTTTGTTTCTAACAATGATGTTTTGTTGAATCCACTCTTTTTTGTCACTATAGAGTACAAACAGATAAATTTTGAGATGATATATGATCAACATCATTCAACTATAATAAAACTAAAGAACTAGGGGTGTTCAAAGAGACTCGAAGAATCATTTTGGATCGATATGACCCGATCATCAATAATTCAATGTTGAAGAttataaatgatttcagtttgaaaaaaaaattctttgattCAGTTTATTGATTCGGACCAAATCGaatcaatttaaatttaaaaaatgctAACtaaacccaaagactctcaaaactttaaaatttctttccaaacTTAGTGATTTGACTGTTCTTCCTCTTTGTTCCTCTTGCTCTCTTATCTCATGTATaaactctatttttttttctcatcgtTCTTCATTAGCAatctttttattgatttatatgaatttttttattgatttatattcattcatgAAGAAAAAAATGATTGCATGTAAAGCCATTGTTCCTCTATTAcatcttttaataaaaaaaaatcacttgTGCATAGGtccaattatttaaaatatttaaaatgatatttataatataatttttttgagaaagCAAGCACAAttggattaaaattttggtttgatTTAATTAACTGAATCAATTCACTAAATCGAACCAattcatttaaaatatatttttttaaattacttaaaattaaaaaaaatagctAATCAGTTAATTGAATCGAACTAATTAATTGTGAACCGATTGGATTGTGTAGGTTCGAAATAATTTTGGTTTAGAGTATTTTACTTTAATCAAGCTGAGTGATTCGATACTTAATTATTAGGTTTGAATCGCTTTGAACACAAAGAACAGTGAATAACTATTTATGCTTGTCTGACGACATTACATCATTTacgtaaacataatctcaagctcCACTACATATGAAATTTAATGAAGCACGTTAGTGGATTTACTATATCCATTGTGTAGAACGTATGGGCATCTTTAGAAAAGGCAAAGCATGGTTGGTTCATATCCATTGAGGCCGACAAAGGAAGACAGAAGTCTGGGCTGCTGCGAGAACCCCACCACCCCTTTGAGGTAGGGCAATCAACCCATGGAAAATGACGGTGGAATCCTCAGTGAGCCCTCATGCAGTACAGGGTTCCAGAGGACGTCTTTGTGGCAAGTTTGTTATTGATCCTGGCATGAGAACTAAGGATAGcatagcagagagagagagagagagagagagagattcctcATCTTTACATTCCATTCTCTTGGGCCAATCATTTTGCACTTGGCATGCGCTCTACAGGCAGGGACACTAAATTACCCAGCGGTCAAATTCCCACTTATGTCACCAGATTTTGTAGGATCACcacctttccttttcttttttttttttccctataaGTTAGAATATTTTCTGCATTTAACAATCAGAAACTAAGTAtcgacttacaaaaaaaaaatattattgatgatttcATTAATATAATGTGACCCTGATCTACATGTGAGGAGACGTCCGAAGAAGAGTacgatctctctctctcgactCCTTACATACACAAAGATAAGAGTGGTTTCTTATTGAGTTGTTGAGTTATCTTCCTTATAGAATAGTCATATGaatattcttaaaattttaagAGGCAGTTTGGATCAATTACAAACTAACTCCTCTATAAAATGTTTGCAAGAATATTTTTGAAAGTTTAGGAATAGTTTAAGTCGATTATGAACTACCTTTTTATATAATCTTTATTGGGATATTTGTTCtcagtataaaaatatattattaactaTAGATTACGAGAGATGAAAAAAAGAGGACATCGATACCAACTTAAGTGTAGGAGGTATCAATTAAGAAAGCCATTTGATCTCGATCTTTATATAGGTAACGAGTCAAAATGGACTATGCTCTATTCTAGACAACTCCTGATTATTTGTTTAAAGAGAGAATTTATTTTAGTTTGTCTTATGAAGATATGATAAAGTTTACCATGTTGAaacctttattattattttttctacaaTGTTAGGCAAAAATAAGAACTATGTTTCAACACTTCATGTATGCTTGAACAAGGATCAATTATGTAACACTTCAAAAATGGTGATTCAATCATTAGTATGCAATGGAAGGTAGATTTGTTTGTCGGAGTTCAAGTTTGATTTATTTTCTTAAGAAAAAGGATCCACAGTTGACTTTTTTCCTTTTGGGAAGAGTGTGAGCAAGTCAACCACCCAAACTCGCAAGGACTCTTTCACAAACAGATGTCTGTGCCAAAATTGACTCATGAATGCCTGGGTCTGTTCTAACTTATGACAACCCTAACTTAGCCAATTTTGCACTCACAATAGTCCATGCATGATGTGCACATATATGAACATATTCCAACCGCTGTCATTAGTGTGTATAAAAATGAACATACAGTAATCACTGTCACATATTTCatcacaaaaagaattaaaattaGATCAGGCTATGATTGAATTCTGTGGATGCCATTTTAATGTTTGTTCAGTGCTTGGATCTGTGGTTGACTAGCTTGAATACCACTAACTTGTGTGTCATACCCACAAGGAATCATATAGATTTTGAGTTGATGACAGAGGTGACATGAGTGCTTATGCACAGGGAAACTGCACAGCCAGCAGATCATCATAGAAAATGCAGAGACTCCACTCATACTTGAATTTCTTATTCTCTAATAAACATTGGTTTTAACAAAAGAATTAAACATAATTATCGatagaaataaaatagaaaaaagaaaattgtatTGAAGTAGTTTTATTgaagtagctttagcttgaatacattaacatgtccctttcctatttatacagattagaagaAAGAATTtacctcaatagaatagaagatTTCCCTGGAGAAAATCTTATCGTATAACTAAGAGTTTAAGAGATCAAAATGTATCCGTCCATATGACTTTATTATTTGTTCCAACAACAAAACATCTTTGTCATATACATAAACGATGCATAATAACATGAAATGGTTATCCCAATTAGATACAATGCAGCCAGTGGTAATGCTTGTTGATGGAATTAGCTTGCAAAGCACTCGGGAGGCAGCCCCTGGGGGAACCTCTTCACATCAGTGCAGTAGTTGTAGATCATGTAGTTCTTCTGCACCCACCTCAGCTTCTTCAAGCTGGTGGCGTCAAACTCCTCCCACATCCAAGAGTTGCTGGTCCCCGAAGAGCAGGAGGAAGCTCCTGAAGGCCACACGCAGCCATTGGCGTTGTAGTTCCTGAAGGCAGCCGTGAAGGGTGCCTGGGACCAATCCGTCTTCACCAACCCCCCTCTGGTGGCCCAATCCTCCGCATCCCACAGACTGGAGTAGACCCTCATCGCTTGGCTCTTCGGGTACGGCACGCCGACCGACTCCCTGTTCCTGAACTCCCTTATGGGTGTGCCATCCACGTAGATGCTGCAGTCGAAGGAGGAAGAAACATTAGGACAAGTTTCTGTTCGCCACAGGGCATGCAGTCGATGAAGCGTAAGATGACTCACACGATGTGTCTGGGATTCCACAAGATCGAGTAGGTGTGGAAGTCCTTGGTGGGATCGAACCAGAGGTAGAACTGCTGCTCCCTGTTCCCCTTCCCCTGGCTGTACACGTTGGTGTGGAGGACGTAGGGGTCCCCGCTGAGGTTGCCGAGGAACTCCAGGTCGATCTCGTCATGCGCCGCTCCTTGCGACGACAGCTGCAACAGGATGACTCCATCACATCAGCGGCAACGCATGCAGCAATGACGAAAGGGATACAACGGTGACTTTACTTACGTAGAAGGTAGTGACTGTTCCAGCAGAATTCCCAGGAACGAGCTTGAGCTGCACGTCGAACTTCCCGTAAACGTACTGGTCTTTGGACTGGAAGCCGGAGCCAGAATACTTGTCCAGGGAAAGCGTGAGGAGCTGGCCATTGTTGAGGATTTTGGCACGGCCATCACCCCAGGTGATGTCTACATCCTGGTAAAAGTTGCCGGCCAGCGAAGTGCTTGCAGAAGTGGCAAGCAAAGCAAGCAAGAGAAGCAAGGAAGCACAGGAAGCCATGCCCACGAAGGAGCTTTGTTTTGGGGTCAGGTTGgtgtttgtgtgtatatatatctatagagAGAGAGTGGCCATGGCCATGGCCATGTTTAAGGAAAGTTCCTTGTGGGAGATGACTCAAGAAGCTTAGACCGGGAATGAGCTGGATCCAGTGATTTGAAGGGCTACTTTCCAGAACAATGTTTCCAGCGGCTACTAGTCACTGTGGACGCTATTGATTTGTTTAGGTAGATTTTGACTTGAGTTTCCAAAGGAAACCACAAAAGAGAATAATAGAAAAAATGTTCTCCATCTGGAGTTTAATATCTATTCTCACAAACTTTGGAAATAGCATATTTTTGTCTTACGTATATTAatccttcaaaattttatatttttggtaTACATATCAAACTGATATTTACAGGGGcaaataagaaaataactaattTTGGAGGAACATGAATGTAAATTCACTATTTTTTGAGATGGCAGATGGAAATGAAATCTGTGGCATGGAATTGACCATTTAAAAGGATGATTCCAGTATGATGCTGAGCAAGGATGAGATTGGAATGAGTTGACCATTAAAAAGGACAATGTGACAAAGTCTTTTGTTTTATCCCAATAGATTTATTTATAGTTATATTTACACTTAATACTTAGCATGTTAATATACTTAGCATTTGGCCCTTCCTTTTTTTAGCATTTGCATTAGTACATCCAACTTAACTTTTTTATATGAATTGTAAGTTATGATTTTTCTAAATGCTAAGTTGGATGTACTAATGCAAATGCTAAAAAAAGGAAGGGCCAAATAGCAATTGATTTAATTAGGATTACTATTTTTCTGTTTGTAGGTATAAAGATCATTTATTTCTCCACAGATCCCCAAATAGCAATTGATGTAATTACCAACAACTACCTTTCTCTTTGCTCTTAGTTACTTTTCaagtaatttaatttatttaatctaTAATGAATTATAATTATTGTTATTAATAAACTGTTTTGTTGCTTTATTATCAGCTACAAGTCAATTTATTTGCTTACACATTATCAAACACCAAGTCACCAACTAAACTGATAGCTTAATTGCCATCATTTTTATTGACTCTTTAATTACCCTCTCCAATTAATTAGATCCCTAACATTCAAGAATTACCAAATAAATCTATCCTCCATGCCATATCTATGTCAAAAATGCTGTTATTTCTCTAGTGGAAAATAGCCACTTGATGTCTCAGATTGACAATGCAGAATTTGACCTACAGTAAGGCAGCCAAACCAAGTCCTACTACTCCTGATGCTGATTTGTTAGCTCCTCGGAATCAAAGCCCATAGCAAAATGAATCAGCTGTTGTTGACAAGAGGAAACTGGGAGGACAGCAAGCAACATTTGACAACATGATAAGTGTTTCCAGGGAAATCAGTACCTGGATGGTTTCCTGGGCAAATCTGGTTGCTGCAAACTTCAAGTTGACCTGCTAAATCTTGGGATGGTTTCCTGGGTGAATCTGGCTGCTGCAAACTTCAAGTTCTCCTGCTAAATCCTGTGCAAGTATCTACAGAATATTTTACAGAAAGACATGTAGTTTGCAAGTGGAAGTAGTACATTCAATTTAAAATCCTCTTGTAGGAATGGTTTTCCCTTGATTCTGAAGAGATTCAACACCCAACTAAAGCAGCTTCTTTTCTACAAACATCTGCAACAGAGTTTTCACTAGTATTCTACAAAGGAATTTGTAACCAAACTCTCTTTCTTTGTATGAATATGAAGCCTCAACACTCTACTTCATTCCGGGTTAGTGAAAGGTGTAAAATAATGGCAAATGAATGCTGTGTTTtcaacataatttttattttgtaaaGTAACTTTCTCATGAAGCCAGAATGAGCAAATCTAAAACCTCATGATTGCTGTAAGTAATGCGTGCCTATAATTCCACACAAGCAAATAGCCGCCATGCAGGATTTTATTCGACAAGAACAGTTCagaaatgaaatattttttctgtttagaaaaaaatcaatagttgTCTTCTCTAATTACAACAACAATCATCTAAAACAAATTGTGGTTCCTTCGACATAAAACTACAATAACATATTGATCGTTTCATATACTACTTAAAAGAGCAGAAAAAGGTTGACACATGTAATTCTATCTACTGCCTTGACATTAATTGCTAAAAATCCGGTTATGTCTGACTAAAATCATTCTCTCAAATGAtttctttatttaaaaataaaatttgtatAAGCTCAAAATTGGTAATCCATAAGGTAGAACAAGAAAAATTAGATTAATTAATCTctatcaaaaaatataaaaatttagattCTTGCAGTCCAAGAATTTACCTTGAATATACAACTTTTTCTGAAGGACTACTTTGCAATTCAATTTCATAGCTACAACAAATGAAATGGTTTATGCCAATTGCTAGCCAATAAGTATGTCTGAAGCAAAGCTGCATTAGACTAAAATAACAGGATCTCAGGCTACAGAAGTTCATATGTTGGTTGGAAAATTGTACTTGCACCAACATTTACTGTAGGTGTGGAGACTCTCAAAATATTCCTGATGTTTCTGGGTATAGAAATATGCTCATTCTAACATCCAGAATCAATCAAGAGAAAGGTGAAACATATTTGAATTGTGCAAACAGAGTTGCCCTTAAAGATGCATCAGAACTTCTTATCTTGCAGATTTTTTCAACTGATTTTGTCAAATGATCTCCACTGAGGATGAAATCATACTACTCGGTGACAAGCAACAGATCATCAAGTATTCCATAGATTGTATATATACCTGCAAAATATTCAGAACATGGTTGTAAGTGCAGAAAAATCTTCGTATCAAACTGACTGCATACATGACAATCCTAAAAGTCTTTCTCAATAAAGCTCCTGAAACTTGATTTTGCATAAACGTTTGTTGTATACCCCTGTTGTTTTTGAACAAAAACAATTGACTTCAAATAAAATTGTCAACATAGTCCTAACCATGTGAGCCATCGCTACTGATTACCAGAAAGTTCAAGTCAAGCAACAAAAAGGAAATTGGCTAAAATGGTCAACCCAAGTGTGGAATTTTTTCTAGAAAATATAAAAGAGCTTTAACAGTAAGAATCTTTTCCTCAATTTGGCCCCTTTACAACAATGTGAGTTTTCAGAACTTATATCTTAAAGTATGAACAACTTCCGATGTGGTCAAGACAACGGGAGATAATCATGTTATTTTAAGACAAATTTGGAATTTCTACAGtacaaaaataaatatttcaaataagtTACAACAAATTAGAATGTAGAATTAGATATGTACCATGTTCCATGTTCTCGAACAATTTCCTTGAAACAAAGGCAAGGATGTTCCCAGCAATAGTATAATCTTTGGATCTCTCCTTATATAGTCCTTTATTTTCTCTTACAACTTTCAAGAGATGATACCTCTTTTCTCCTGTTTCTTGGTTTTTGCAATCCTGATACACTACCCTTCATCTCGTATAAATGAATCTTCAATCTAAAATTTTTAATGGTACAGAAGCCAAACTTGCCATCATTAGTGACAAATTCTTGGATCAAGTTCAGTGATAAATGCACAAGCAAATGAGATGGACAATAAATAAATTCTTGGAGCTCAAAAGTTACTGTATGAAGGGCTTACAACCTAACAGCCAAACAAAGAATCATTTCATGGAAGAAATTAGCAAATAAAAACTTGGATGATTTAACAGTGAGACCAAGCCTAAATGTAAATGATCTTAACTTTCATAAAGACATTTAAGGACTTAGATGGCAGAGTTTACCCTCAACAAATCCCCTACGAAATATAAAGGGTGTTATCTGGAAGTACGTCATCATAAATCTAAGAGATCTTAGAGTCACTATAATTGTTCGCCCAAGCAACTGATGACTACATAGATAGGTTGTATGGAATTTATGATTTTATTCATAAAAacataaattgataaaaaaaattcaacataTTTCAGTTATAAATAAAGAGCATGAGCATGGCTTATCAACTCTACCAAAATACAATGGGGTAAAGACTGAAAAGCTAAATCCTCTTCAATGAATTAGATACTTGAAAAGACCTTCAGTGGGACATCAAATAAGACTATTAGACAGTTTGAACACAACCATTTGGCTACTTATACTAGCTTCATTGAACTACAATTGGTGGAATGTTGATAACTAAAATGTTCAGCTAAAAAAAGATTTAATAATTCCTGGGGAAATTTTCAGTAAAAAAATCCAGGTACAAGATGCCCTTTAAGGTATGACCAATAAATATAAAAACATGTTTTTGTACAATTGACCATACCTCTTATAAGTGGGATATATAGTAAACCAAGAATTAAATTAATGCGACAAATATTCACTGAATCATTATTG contains the following coding sequences:
- the LOC103989523 gene encoding xyloglucan endotransglucosylase protein 7-like; this encodes MASCASLLLLLALLATSASTSLAGNFYQDVDITWGDGRAKILNNGQLLTLSLDKYSGSGFQSKDQYVYGKFDVQLKLVPGNSAGTVTTFYLSSQGAAHDEIDLEFLGNLSGDPYVLHTNVYSQGKGNREQQFYLWFDPTKDFHTYSILWNPRHIVIYVDGTPIREFRNRESVGVPYPKSQAMRVYSSLWDAEDWATRGGLVKTDWSQAPFTAAFRNYNANGCVWPSGASSCSSGTSNSWMWEEFDATSLKKLRWVQKNYMIYNYCTDVKRFPQGLPPECFAS